GTCGTTACTTCGATAACGTTGGCCGTAAATCGGGCAACACCGGGGAATTGTTGTTGCTGATGTGCGAGCGTCGTTTGGACAACGTTGTTCGCCGTGTTGGTTTCACCAAGACTCGTCCGCAAGCTCGTCAGGGCATCGCACACGGTCACTTCCGCGTCAACGGCGTGAAAGTCACCAAGCCTGGTTACTTGCTGCGTGCTGGCGACCTGATCGAAGTTCGCGGCCGCGAAAACTTGAAGAACCTCTACCGTGGTGTGATCGCCAACTCACCTCCAGACGGACTGGACTGGGTTTCGTTCGACAGCGAAGCCCTGCGTGCAACGGTTCTGTCGTTGCCAGGTGCGGTTGACATCAGCCTGCCCGTCGACGCTAACAGCGTCGTCGAATTCTTGTCTCGCTAAGGCGTGGCAATTACCGTTCAAAGCACATCGGCCGCGTGGTTTTCACGCGGCCGTTTCCTTTCCCGAATCATCTCTTTTTGTTCTGGTTTCAATCATGCACGCTCCGGTTGTCGTTCTCGGTGGTGGCCCTGGTGGATACGCGGCGGCTTTCTTGGCGGCTGACGAAGGCTTGGAAGTCACAATCGTCGAAGCCGAACCGCGGCTGGGCGGCACCTGCCTGATCCGTGGATGCATACCCAGCAAGGCGTTGCTGCACGTCGCCAAAGTGATCAGCGAAGTCGAAGAACTGAAATCAGAATGGGGCGTCGAGTATGCCGGCGAACCGAAAATCGATGTCGACGTCGTGCGTGCTCGCAAAGACAAAGTCATCGACAACCTGACCGGCGGATTGGGCGGATTGGCCAAACGTCGCAACGTGACGGTCATCCAGGCTCGCGGCAGCTTTGTCAGCTCGAATGAACTGAAGCTCGAAGGCGATCACGAGTCCATCCCCGAAGGCGGCAAGCTGACCTTCGACAAGTGCATCCTGGCCACCGGCAGTGTTCCCGCCATGCCAGGTGCCTTTGACATCGGCAGCGACCGAGTCATGGACAGCACCGGTGCTCTGGCACTCAAGGACATTCCTGAAACGCTGCTGGTCGTCGGTGGTGGCTACATCGGTTTGGAAATGGGCACGGTTTACGCGCACCTCGGATCGAAAGTCAGCGTCGTTGAACTCGGCGAAGGTTTGCTGCCCGGCGCCGATCGCGACTTGGTCAAGCCGCTGGCCAAAAAAGTCGACAAGATGTGCGATGGTCGCGTGTTCCTGAACACCAAAGTCGGCTCGCTGGCCGAAGATGGCGACAAGG
This genomic interval from Rhodopirellula halodulae contains the following:
- the rpsD gene encoding 30S ribosomal protein S4, translated to MARYTGPKARINRRLGTMIYETAGAARAMDRRPQPPGMHTRGRRPSNYGAALMEKQKIKHYYGLGERQLRRYFDNVGRKSGNTGELLLLMCERRLDNVVRRVGFTKTRPQARQGIAHGHFRVNGVKVTKPGYLLRAGDLIEVRGRENLKNLYRGVIANSPPDGLDWVSFDSEALRATVLSLPGAVDISLPVDANSVVEFLSR
- the lpdA gene encoding dihydrolipoyl dehydrogenase is translated as MHAPVVVLGGGPGGYAAAFLAADEGLEVTIVEAEPRLGGTCLIRGCIPSKALLHVAKVISEVEELKSEWGVEYAGEPKIDVDVVRARKDKVIDNLTGGLGGLAKRRNVTVIQARGSFVSSNELKLEGDHESIPEGGKLTFDKCILATGSVPAMPGAFDIGSDRVMDSTGALALKDIPETLLVVGGGYIGLEMGTVYAHLGSKVSVVELGEGLLPGADRDLVKPLAKKVDKMCDGRVFLNTKVGSLAEDGDKVVVTFEGPNKYGTESYDRVLISIGRRPVSQGLGLENTKVEVNERGFVVCDDQQRTADPNILAIGDVAGDPMLAHKATHEGRVAAEVLAGKNVAFDKAAIPAVVFTDPEIAWAGLTEGEAKAAGRKVDVEVYPWAASGRAQALGVTNGLTKWLVDPETHRVLGCGIVGTGAGELIAEAVLAIEMGCEVTDITESVHPHPTLSETLMNAGEVHFGTATEIYKPKRK